The Oreochromis niloticus isolate F11D_XX linkage group LG15, O_niloticus_UMD_NMBU, whole genome shotgun sequence genome includes a region encoding these proteins:
- the LOC109194819 gene encoding uncharacterized protein LOC109194819, giving the protein MDEFRWIQMFLCLMLMIQIAVVSENETSIFMKVGDDVTLPCLNVIDKQNNCNGTTWLLGSRNKTTELIKLGRIGEEAETKSDRLSVTANCSLVLKNVTVEDVGFYYCIQYKSEEAHVQDAREREALVVLSVITVTEHEHTDQFILTCSVSTSDECHHTVKWRIKGQYVDKGNKQTVTAQTDCSTTLSFLESRNIYPSRYNIVCEVTDTDTGKMQQFTFKHQLLAVEETDFSVSSRFIIVSVGLAALSIAAVTVNTWTRTKGNKTQMDKVAVHFNKEEDYDSIK; this is encoded by the exons TAGTATCAGAAAATGAAACCTCCATTTTTATGAAAGttggagatgacgtcactctgcctTGTCTAAATGTGATAGATAAGCAGAATAACTGTAATGGTACCACTTGGCTCTTGGGttcaagaaacaaaacaacagagcTGATCAAACTTGGACGGATTGGTGAAGAAGCCGAAACtaaatcagacagactgagtGTTACAGCGAACTGTTCTCTGGTTCTAAAGAACGTCACAGTTGAGGATGTTGGTTTTTATTACTGTATACAATACAAATCAGAAGAAGCACATGTTCAGGATGCTCGGGAACGTGAGGCACTGGTTGTTCTCTCTGTCATTACTG TAACTGAACATGAGCACACTGATCAGTTCATTTTAACCTGCTCTGTGTCGACATCTGATGAGTGTCATCACACAGTGAAGTGGCGCATTAAGGGTCAATATGTGGACAAAggtaacaaacaaacagtgactGCACAAACTGACTGCTCCACCACTCTGTCCTTTCTGGAGTCTCGCAATATTTACCCATCAAGATATAACATAGTGTGTGAAGTAACGGATACTGATACAGGAAAAATGCAGCAGTTCACCTTCAAGCATCAGCTCTTGGCAGTTGAGGAAACAG ATTTTTCTGTATCTTCAAGGTTCATTATTGTCTCTGTGGGCTTAGCAGCACTTTCAATAGCTGCTGTGACAGTCAACACATGGACAAGAACTAAAg GGAACAAAACACAGATGGATAAAGTTGCC GTGCATTTTAATAAAGAAGAGGATTATGattcaataaaataa